The following are encoded together in the Gordonia insulae genome:
- the sucC gene encoding ADP-forming succinate--CoA ligase subunit beta, which produces MDLFEYQAKELFAKHEVPTSAGRVTDTVAGAREIAEEIGKPVMVKAQVKVGGRGKAGGVKYSADVDAAVANAESILGLDIKGHVVKKLLVAEASDIAEEYYISFLLDRTNRTYLAMCSVEGGVEIEVTAEENPDALAKIPVDAVKGVDLAFARSIAEAGKLPAEVLDAAAVTIQKLWEVFINEDALLVEVNPLVRTPDDQILALDGKVTLDANADFRQPGHEAFEDKDATDPLELKAKENDLNYVKLDGQVGIIGNGAGLVMSTLDVVAYAGEDHGGVKPANFLDIGGGASAEVMAAGLDVILNDEQVKSVFVNVFGGITACDAVANGIVGALDKLGAEANKPLVVRLDGNKVDEGRKILADANHPLVTLAETMDSGADKAAELASK; this is translated from the coding sequence ATGGATCTCTTCGAATACCAGGCGAAGGAACTTTTCGCCAAGCACGAGGTGCCCACCTCGGCCGGCCGTGTTACCGACACGGTTGCCGGGGCACGTGAGATTGCCGAGGAAATCGGCAAGCCGGTCATGGTCAAGGCCCAGGTCAAGGTCGGCGGCCGCGGCAAGGCAGGCGGCGTGAAGTACTCCGCCGACGTCGACGCCGCTGTCGCGAATGCCGAGTCGATCCTCGGCCTCGACATCAAGGGCCATGTCGTCAAGAAGCTGCTGGTCGCAGAGGCGAGCGACATCGCCGAGGAGTACTACATCTCCTTCCTGCTCGACCGCACCAACCGCACCTACCTCGCGATGTGCTCGGTGGAGGGTGGCGTCGAGATCGAGGTCACCGCCGAAGAGAACCCCGACGCACTCGCCAAGATCCCCGTCGACGCCGTGAAGGGCGTCGATCTCGCTTTCGCCCGCAGCATCGCCGAGGCCGGCAAGCTGCCCGCCGAGGTGCTCGACGCCGCGGCCGTGACCATCCAGAAGCTGTGGGAGGTCTTCATCAACGAAGACGCTCTGCTGGTGGAGGTCAACCCGCTGGTCCGCACGCCGGACGATCAGATCCTCGCGCTCGACGGCAAGGTCACCCTCGACGCCAACGCCGACTTCCGTCAGCCCGGCCACGAGGCCTTCGAGGACAAGGACGCGACCGATCCCCTCGAGCTCAAGGCCAAGGAGAACGACCTCAACTACGTCAAGCTCGACGGTCAGGTCGGCATCATCGGCAACGGTGCGGGTCTGGTCATGTCGACCCTGGACGTCGTCGCGTACGCGGGCGAGGACCACGGCGGCGTCAAGCCGGCCAACTTCCTCGACATCGGCGGCGGCGCCTCGGCCGAGGTGATGGCCGCCGGACTCGACGTCATCCTGAACGACGAGCAGGTCAAGAGCGTGTTCGTGAACGTCTTCGGTGGCATCACCGCCTGCGACGCGGTCGCCAACGGCATCGTCGGCGCCCTCGACAAGCTCGGTGCGGAGGCCAACAAGCCTCTCGTCGTCCGTCTCGACGGCAACAAGGTCGATGAGGGCCGCAAGATCCTGGCCGACGCGAATCACCCGTTGGTGACGCTGGCCGAGACCATGGACAGCGGCGCCGACAAGGCCGCCGAACTGGCGAGCAAGTAG
- a CDS encoding M23 family metallopeptidase, with translation MDDLTGRGHQGRPVTTTGHSDARFDDRSASEVTTIIPIDEFADAQSAWDSDSWDRYYRPTLSEITQDILIPESEFDAYEHDEPFDVDGARPDTFSLRSTDGDETVGHVSDEKPFRTKPASQGSSVRRGGKHRISAPPAALKGGRAALIAMAAGAAVAAVAQVGTTDTTTTTPTNAANVDAAGETPDLGPGLAAATPAKDMSTFTDQLAVGKQIAAAEAQRENLLRRPLFTSPLPLGQYQFTSTFAMRWGSFHGGIDFAAPLGTPIHAVTDGVVIEAGPASGYGNWVQVRAADGTVTMYGHMSSSGVLVQKGQHVTAGDVIALVGSEGFSTGPHCHFEVWKGGTTKIDPAPWLATHGVRLSPYVGG, from the coding sequence GTGGACGATTTGACGGGACGTGGTCATCAAGGCCGGCCGGTCACGACCACCGGGCACTCCGACGCCCGCTTCGACGACCGCTCTGCCTCGGAAGTCACCACGATCATCCCGATCGATGAGTTCGCCGACGCCCAGAGCGCATGGGACTCCGACAGCTGGGACCGGTACTACCGCCCGACGCTCTCGGAGATCACCCAGGACATCCTCATCCCCGAGAGCGAGTTCGACGCCTACGAGCACGACGAACCGTTCGACGTCGACGGCGCACGCCCGGACACCTTCTCACTCCGCAGCACCGACGGTGACGAGACTGTCGGCCACGTCTCCGACGAGAAGCCGTTCCGCACCAAGCCCGCCTCCCAGGGCAGCTCGGTACGCCGTGGCGGCAAGCACCGCATCAGCGCTCCCCCGGCCGCGCTGAAGGGCGGTCGCGCCGCCCTCATCGCGATGGCCGCCGGCGCTGCCGTCGCCGCGGTCGCCCAGGTGGGCACCACGGACACGACGACGACCACCCCTACCAACGCCGCCAACGTCGACGCGGCCGGCGAGACGCCCGATCTGGGTCCCGGTCTCGCCGCTGCCACCCCGGCGAAGGACATGAGCACCTTCACCGACCAGCTCGCCGTCGGCAAGCAGATCGCGGCCGCGGAGGCCCAGCGGGAGAATCTTCTCCGCCGCCCGCTCTTCACCTCACCCCTTCCGCTCGGGCAGTACCAGTTCACGTCGACGTTCGCGATGCGCTGGGGCAGCTTCCACGGCGGGATCGACTTCGCCGCACCACTGGGCACCCCGATCCACGCCGTCACCGACGGCGTCGTGATCGAGGCGGGCCCCGCATCCGGATACGGCAACTGGGTACAGGTCCGCGCCGCCGACGGCACCGTGACCATGTACGGCCACATGTCGTCCTCGGGTGTGCTGGTCCAGAAGGGCCAGCACGTCACTGCGGGCGATGTGATCGCACTCGTCGGCAGCGAGGGCTTCTCCACCGGTCCGCACTGCCACTTCGAGGTCTGGAAGGGCGGGACCACCAAGATCGATCCCGCACCCTGGCTGGCCACACACGGCGTCCGTCTCTCCCCGTACGTCGGCGGTTAG